The following proteins come from a genomic window of Halorubrum lacusprofundi ATCC 49239:
- a CDS encoding ISH3-like element ISHla11 family transposase gives MKPTQADSEIEEEHLLNCVVNSLDEELAIDLGENVEVTTETLYEVLAGASAGGTSINHVCETTDDSPHANTVRGHLTDQFELDSVEAVGDTLLQRDTLETLPDRPVEVVADLHLDPYYGDEDETEALYSSQAKRGTTAFHAYATLYARVRNKRYTLAVRQLVAGETTSDVLAEFLELLDGLDLGVKAVYLDRGFYNSTGLKLLYAHNYAYVMPIVKWGETIQDELNSGWSREIEHDLAGEVTFPVFIDCVYQQGRCDEHGVARHGYAADAPFIDTPRDARNHYSKRFGIESSYRLAKQSLAFTSSQDAGLRLVMFVVSLLLQNSWRYLHWRYVAAPRRGGRRLWRWSFTEFCEMVLRAAWTALGVRRSVPANQPLDDRFFR, from the coding sequence GTGAAGCCTACCCAGGCAGACAGCGAGATAGAGGAAGAGCACCTGCTTAATTGTGTCGTCAACAGCCTCGACGAGGAACTTGCGATAGACCTCGGCGAGAATGTCGAGGTCACGACAGAGACGTTGTACGAGGTCCTCGCCGGCGCCAGCGCCGGCGGGACCTCAATCAACCACGTCTGCGAAACAACTGACGACTCGCCCCACGCCAATACCGTCCGTGGACATCTCACCGACCAGTTTGAGCTGGACTCCGTTGAGGCGGTTGGGGACACACTCCTGCAACGAGATACTCTTGAGACACTGCCGGATCGGCCGGTGGAGGTCGTCGCCGACCTCCACCTGGATCCTTACTACGGTGACGAGGACGAGACAGAGGCGCTGTACTCCTCGCAGGCTAAACGCGGAACCACGGCGTTTCACGCGTATGCGACGCTCTATGCGCGGGTACGAAACAAGCGGTACACGCTGGCGGTTCGCCAGTTAGTCGCTGGCGAGACCACCAGCGATGTCCTCGCTGAGTTTCTTGAACTGCTTGACGGCCTTGACCTCGGCGTCAAGGCCGTCTACCTCGATCGCGGATTCTACAACAGCACCGGTCTCAAACTGCTGTACGCGCACAACTACGCCTACGTGATGCCGATTGTCAAGTGGGGCGAAACGATTCAGGACGAACTCAACAGCGGCTGGAGCCGCGAGATTGAACACGATCTCGCCGGCGAGGTGACGTTTCCTGTGTTCATCGACTGTGTTTACCAGCAAGGACGGTGCGACGAACACGGGGTGGCGCGTCACGGCTACGCCGCTGACGCGCCGTTCATCGACACGCCACGAGATGCCCGAAACCACTACAGCAAACGCTTCGGCATCGAGTCGAGCTACCGATTAGCCAAGCAGAGCCTCGCGTTCACCAGTTCTCAGGATGCTGGACTGCGGCTGGTGATGTTTGTAGTGAGCCTATTGCTTCAGAACAGCTGGCGGTATCTTCACTGGAGGTACGTGGCGGCGCCCCGCCGCGGGGGGCGCCGCCTCTGGAGATGGTCGTTCACGGAGTTCTGTGAGATGGTGCTGCGGGCAGCCTGGACAGCGCTTGGTGTGCGCAGGTCTGTTCCAGCGAACCAACCACTCGACGACCGGTTCTTCCGGTAG
- a CDS encoding PIN domain-containing protein, with protein MTRYFVDTNVLIGLTFSHDRWAVEAERILDGHNTLFTSDFVIYEYCSRPQGAPRVVSDPDQLQVDPDGTGGVFGTVLEDFQENVEDNIPMYNREIDLQRYDGLSFERILEIFFDNIEVRSQAKPHFVRHFQNYFSSREITPRNAKRCVEDLRDRVLHDAKERKDALMDAVHIMSSTYDDQERARGLVQEHIGIRESRIPPVDSQWLLDAIGLAERDMLQRVVTGDKKDIVRYQQQLASLFDVSILYILDEFHSHSQAGQGSREVF; from the coding sequence ATGACTAGATACTTCGTAGACACTAACGTCCTCATTGGACTCACGTTTTCTCACGACCGGTGGGCCGTAGAAGCAGAGCGTATCCTAGACGGTCATAACACGCTCTTCACGAGTGATTTTGTAATCTATGAGTATTGTAGCCGTCCGCAAGGAGCGCCTCGAGTTGTTTCCGACCCCGATCAGCTACAGGTTGATCCTGACGGTACAGGTGGCGTGTTCGGAACCGTTCTTGAAGACTTTCAAGAGAATGTCGAGGATAATATCCCAATGTACAATCGGGAAATCGATTTACAGCGCTACGATGGGCTTTCGTTTGAGAGGATCTTAGAGATTTTCTTCGATAATATTGAGGTTCGAAGTCAGGCCAAGCCACACTTTGTTCGGCACTTCCAGAACTACTTCTCCTCGCGGGAAATCACCCCGCGAAATGCGAAACGGTGTGTCGAAGATCTTCGAGATCGCGTTCTCCACGACGCAAAGGAGCGGAAAGACGCTCTAATGGATGCTGTCCACATCATGTCTTCAACTTATGACGATCAGGAGCGCGCTCGCGGTCTAGTCCAGGAGCACATCGGAATTCGAGAGTCCCGAATTCCTCCAGTAGACTCGCAGTGGCTTCTTGACGCAATAGGGCTTGCAGAACGCGATATGCTTCAGCGTGTTGTGACCGGAGATAAGAAAGACATCGTCCGATATCAGCAACAACTGGCGTCATTATTTGATGTTTCAATCCTGTATATTTTAGATGAGTTTCATAGTCACTCCCAAGCCGGTCAGGGTTCACGTGAGGTCTTCTGA
- a CDS encoding PGF-CTERM sorting domain-containing protein, producing the protein MSPTKRLIGTTLREKITVILLAASMLISVVAVGFVSDPVAATAGHSPSFGESVTDTIADTNVPNTANETNKSEVYFEIANLTPQARDTTVALDDTLAFTVTIENTGDAKGVQTVEFRIGDNAVASRKVTLDVNNSTTIEFDEINVSHFDTGEYEYGFLTNDDNRTVTITFQPAGDDRVVVDRDNDTDSENDSNGSDGNDERDGATSNDTPGFGASVALVALVVATLFMTRPSE; encoded by the coding sequence ATGTCCCCGACGAAACGTCTAATTGGCACCACTTTACGCGAAAAAATTACTGTGATCCTCTTGGCAGCGTCAATGCTAATCTCCGTGGTCGCAGTTGGCTTTGTTTCCGACCCCGTCGCAGCCACGGCCGGTCATTCCCCAAGTTTTGGCGAAAGTGTTACTGATACAATCGCTGATACCAATGTACCAAATACAGCCAACGAGACCAACAAAAGTGAGGTCTACTTTGAGATCGCTAACCTCACGCCTCAGGCTCGGGACACTACCGTGGCTCTTGACGACACATTAGCATTCACCGTTACGATCGAAAATACTGGTGATGCCAAAGGCGTTCAGACCGTTGAGTTTCGCATCGGCGACAACGCGGTCGCCAGCCGAAAAGTGACGCTTGATGTAAACAACAGCACCACTATTGAATTTGATGAGATCAACGTGTCACACTTTGACACGGGTGAGTACGAGTACGGCTTCCTTACGAATGACGACAACCGGACTGTAACCATCACATTCCAGCCTGCTGGTGACGACCGCGTTGTTGTCGATAGAGACAATGATACCGATAGTGAGAACGACTCAAACGGAAGTGACGGTAACGATGAACGGGACGGGGCTACCAGTAATGACACGCCCGGCTTCGGTGCGTCTGTGGCTCTCGTTGCTCTCGTCGTAGCTACGCTGTTCATGACCCGTCCCAGCGAGTAG
- a CDS encoding helix-turn-helix domain-containing protein, with product MYEVLDDTAAQTILAIESGDSIRRVAQHLHTPYETVRQAVNRLEDAGYVTYDDGLTVVDERVRDAARELVAASAGVSPPSIEETYAIPQFSDWPFAFTRIDAVYVWTQGGYQVGREPDDYPLFLAVREQDVDAWETFFESFDLPTAFERQPQDELDGPLQIVLEPRASLDIEHVEGYPVIPRAETIEYMRENYAQFQSGLAMLDRMYEDLDLGVTYRETERAQP from the coding sequence ATGTACGAGGTTCTCGACGACACGGCGGCACAGACTATCCTCGCCATCGAGAGTGGTGACTCCATCCGCCGGGTCGCCCAACACCTCCACACGCCCTACGAGACAGTGAGACAGGCCGTCAATCGGCTGGAAGACGCAGGCTACGTCACCTATGACGACGGCCTCACTGTCGTCGACGAGCGCGTACGCGACGCAGCCCGCGAGCTCGTCGCTGCCAGCGCCGGCGTCAGTCCACCCTCCATCGAGGAAACGTACGCCATCCCACAGTTCAGTGACTGGCCGTTCGCGTTCACGCGGATCGACGCCGTCTACGTGTGGACTCAGGGCGGCTACCAGGTCGGTCGCGAGCCCGACGACTATCCATTGTTCCTCGCTGTTCGTGAGCAGGACGTCGACGCCTGGGAGACATTTTTCGAGTCGTTCGACCTCCCCACCGCATTCGAACGACAGCCCCAAGACGAGTTGGACGGACCGCTGCAGATCGTCCTCGAGCCACGCGCGTCACTCGACATCGAGCACGTCGAAGGGTACCCGGTGATCCCGAGAGCAGAGACAATCGAGTATATGCGCGAGAACTACGCCCAATTCCAGTCGGGGCTGGCGATGCTCGACCGGATGTACGAGGACCTCGACCTCGGCGTCACGTATCGAGAGACCGAACGGGCACAGCCATGA
- a CDS encoding ISH3-like element ISHla1 family transposase: MSKTKQADGEIHEDQLLNFLVNRLDEEVSLSLANNAEITAEDIYEVLVGACADGTSVSTLCASSQNSPAGNTVLYHLRTKFEPERLERVANTLLRKDLDELLPEQVEVCADLHLRPYYGDEDDTDGLYHSVAKRGTTAFHAYATLYARVKNKRYTLAVRRLKDGDTASSVLAEFFGVLDGLDAGVKAVYLDRGFYDSKCLTLLQAHNYAYVIPIIRWGEAIQQELSEGWSRVIQHDLTGKLDGHSWTVDFPVYIDCTYLNGKYDENGVARHGYAADAPFIDSPRDARYHYSKRFGIESSYRLFEQAIATTTTRDPTVRLLYVVVSLLLQNVWRYLHYEYVATPRRGGRRLWWWPYKEFVNMIRRAAWTALAVRRAVPANRPPDDRFHR; encoded by the coding sequence GTGTCTAAAACCAAACAAGCAGACGGTGAGATCCACGAGGACCAGCTTCTTAACTTTCTCGTCAACCGCCTTGACGAGGAAGTTTCGCTCTCGTTAGCCAATAACGCTGAAATCACTGCTGAAGACATCTATGAGGTCCTCGTCGGCGCTTGCGCCGACGGGACCTCTGTCTCTACGCTCTGTGCGTCGAGCCAGAACTCACCCGCTGGGAACACGGTCCTCTACCATCTTCGGACGAAGTTCGAGCCGGAACGGCTCGAACGAGTCGCTAACACGCTCCTGCGAAAGGATCTCGATGAATTGCTCCCCGAACAGGTGGAGGTCTGCGCAGACCTCCACCTGCGGCCCTACTACGGTGACGAAGACGACACAGACGGCCTCTATCACTCGGTAGCGAAGCGTGGAACCACTGCGTTCCACGCCTATGCCACACTCTACGCGCGTGTGAAGAACAAACGCTACACGCTGGCGGTACGCCGTCTCAAAGACGGCGATACCGCAAGTAGTGTCCTCGCTGAGTTCTTCGGTGTCCTCGACGGCCTTGACGCCGGGGTCAAGGCCGTCTACCTTGATCGCGGATTCTACGACAGTAAGTGTCTCACGCTGCTTCAGGCGCACAATTACGCGTACGTGATCCCGATCATCCGGTGGGGTGAGGCGATTCAGCAAGAGCTCTCGGAAGGATGGAGTCGCGTCATTCAGCATGATCTGACGGGGAAACTCGACGGTCACAGCTGGACCGTCGATTTTCCCGTCTACATCGACTGTACGTACCTAAATGGGAAGTATGACGAGAACGGTGTGGCGCGTCACGGCTACGCCGCTGACGCGCCGTTCATCGACTCACCACGGGACGCTCGATACCACTACTCGAAACGCTTCGGTATCGAGTCAAGCTATCGCTTGTTTGAGCAAGCGATAGCGACAACGACAACACGAGATCCAACGGTACGGCTGCTGTACGTGGTGGTGAGTCTCCTCTTACAGAACGTCTGGCGGTACCTTCACTACGAGTATGTGGCGACGCCCCGCCGAGGCGGGCGTCGCCTCTGGTGGTGGCCGTACAAGGAGTTCGTCAATATGATTCGACGAGCTGCGTGGACGGCCCTCGCGGTGCGTCGGGCCGTCCCCGCGAATCGGCCACCTGACGACCGATTCCACCGCTAA
- a CDS encoding IS5-like element ISHla4 family transposase, giving the protein MKSLPKSQILRFTEKAIHLARRAVSRYSSKFSKHRYTLPQHVVLLCLKVRKNTTYRGLLDELIEMPRIRRVLGLAELPTASTLCKSFSRLDMAVWRVILTLSATLLPTSGVVGVDASGFDRSHASKHYTKRAELTIQQLKVTLLVDAKVNAILDLHVTTTRKHDSQIAPSLIKRNPDDIDVLLGDKGYDDQKIRRLARQHEVRPLIKHREFTSLHKAWNVRLDTDLYGQRSQSETVNSTLKRKYGAFVRSRRWWKQFRELTIACLIHNVDRSL; this is encoded by the coding sequence ATGAAGTCCCTCCCAAAGTCGCAGATTCTCCGGTTTACTGAGAAGGCGATCCATCTGGCACGCCGGGCGGTCTCTCGGTACTCCTCGAAATTCTCTAAACACCGCTATACACTTCCGCAGCACGTTGTTCTGCTCTGTCTCAAAGTTCGGAAGAACACGACCTACCGTGGTCTGCTTGACGAACTGATCGAGATGCCACGCATCCGTCGTGTTCTCGGGCTAGCCGAACTTCCTACTGCTTCAACGCTTTGTAAGTCGTTCAGCCGGCTTGATATGGCTGTATGGCGTGTCATATTGACTCTCTCAGCGACACTACTTCCGACAAGCGGCGTTGTTGGTGTTGATGCGTCAGGGTTCGACCGCAGTCACGCTTCGAAACACTACACGAAACGCGCTGAACTCACGATTCAGCAGCTCAAGGTGACGTTACTGGTCGATGCGAAGGTAAACGCGATACTCGATCTACACGTAACTACGACGCGGAAACACGATAGCCAGATCGCTCCGTCGTTGATCAAGCGCAATCCCGACGATATTGACGTTTTGCTCGGTGACAAAGGGTACGACGATCAGAAGATCAGGCGGCTCGCCCGGCAACACGAAGTTCGACCACTGATCAAGCATCGTGAGTTCACGTCACTCCATAAGGCATGGAACGTACGCTTAGACACTGATCTCTACGGTCAGCGGAGTCAATCCGAGACTGTCAACTCAACACTCAAGCGGAAGTACGGGGCGTTTGTCCGGTCACGGCGCTGGTGGAAGCAGTTCCGTGAACTCACCATCGCCTGTCTCATTCATAACGTAGATCGATCACTCTGA
- a CDS encoding nucleotidyltransferase domain-containing protein: MSFNNRSDALIELLEELTQQGHEYVLVGGYAVSAFNARFSTDLDIVVAPDSKADFVEFLEQRGFEETDSHAKEWFYDTEVIEYEKRLTPQQPIGFDLLVNGLGCRQTEAQWSFDYLYDHSHQQEVSGGTVTTTARVIDGAVLVAAKLHSGRETDLRDVLAVAEEIDLDAVTPHLRRGDDDALREQLKRGLEILESDELKHGYRSDFGASAVSEETVTALQEYLSAQIDHLS; encoded by the coding sequence ATGAGCTTCAACAATCGAAGTGACGCGCTCATCGAACTGCTCGAAGAGCTCACCCAACAGGGTCACGAGTACGTTCTTGTTGGCGGCTACGCTGTCTCAGCGTTCAATGCTCGCTTCTCCACGGATCTCGATATCGTCGTCGCGCCAGACTCCAAGGCTGACTTCGTCGAGTTCCTCGAACAGCGGGGCTTCGAAGAAACGGACAGCCACGCCAAGGAGTGGTTCTACGATACCGAGGTAATCGAGTACGAGAAGCGGCTCACGCCGCAGCAGCCGATCGGCTTCGATCTCCTGGTAAACGGACTCGGGTGTCGCCAGACGGAGGCACAGTGGTCGTTCGACTACCTGTACGACCACAGCCACCAACAGGAGGTGAGCGGAGGCACAGTGACGACGACGGCCAGAGTCATCGATGGGGCAGTCCTCGTCGCGGCAAAGCTCCATAGCGGCCGTGAAACAGACCTTCGGGATGTCCTGGCAGTGGCAGAAGAAATCGATCTCGACGCTGTCACGCCACACCTGCGACGAGGGGACGACGATGCGCTGCGGGAGCAGCTTAAGCGTGGACTGGAAATCTTGGAGAGCGACGAACTCAAGCACGGATATCGGAGTGACTTCGGGGCCTCAGCTGTCTCAGAAGAAACGGTCACCGCTCTCCAAGAGTATCTGTCTGCTCAGATTGACCACCTGAGCTGA
- a CDS encoding ParA family protein codes for MSADEFEGLPGAAVSLLKGGVGKSTIALNIADRLAARGHETVLLDLDKDGHMTTQLGYDDAYDRDANLGDALIDGEDPEDLLIETDFGVHLLPSSNELENVETRLKDERFADVKLRRNVVDPLIQNGYDYVIIDAAGGRGKLSDNALIAVQRVIIPLIPRAGSINGLNKMIERQISPIRQNIGLDILAVTPNMIRETMGQHNEHRTLVENLNREFGSFVPEYARVDPEIFDALDDLGRTIDNIPKPGIRERTAISRAFKQGMPVSEFDEDCDQIPNFDHLADLVEEHSHA; via the coding sequence ATGAGTGCTGACGAGTTTGAAGGACTCCCCGGAGCAGCTGTCTCGTTGCTCAAGGGAGGGGTAGGGAAATCCACGATCGCGCTCAACATCGCTGATCGACTCGCTGCTCGTGGCCATGAGACGGTACTATTGGATCTGGATAAGGATGGGCACATGACGACCCAGTTGGGATACGACGATGCGTACGACCGAGATGCGAACCTCGGTGACGCCCTTATCGATGGTGAGGACCCCGAAGACCTGCTTATCGAGACGGACTTCGGCGTTCACCTACTCCCGTCGAGTAACGAGCTCGAGAACGTCGAGACGAGGCTGAAGGACGAACGGTTCGCAGACGTGAAGCTTCGACGGAACGTCGTCGACCCGCTCATTCAAAACGGATACGACTACGTGATAATTGATGCCGCAGGCGGCCGTGGGAAACTCTCTGATAATGCCCTTATCGCCGTCCAGCGCGTCATTATCCCGCTGATTCCGCGTGCTGGCTCGATCAACGGTCTCAACAAAATGATTGAACGCCAGATCTCCCCAATCCGACAGAATATCGGGTTAGATATCCTCGCAGTTACCCCGAATATGATTCGTGAAACAATGGGTCAACACAACGAGCACCGAACTCTCGTTGAAAATCTCAACCGAGAGTTCGGTTCGTTCGTCCCTGAGTACGCTCGTGTGGACCCGGAGATCTTTGATGCCCTCGATGATTTGGGACGCACCATCGATAATATCCCGAAGCCGGGGATTCGCGAACGGACCGCAATTTCCCGCGCCTTCAAGCAAGGGATGCCCGTCTCGGAGTTCGACGAAGATTGCGACCAGATCCCGAATTTCGACCACTTAGCGGACCTCGTGGAGGAACACAGCCATGCCTAA
- a CDS encoding TRAM domain-containing protein has product MVEISDSLCSLFTAKIKEEDGTFVIEIPSSEIKHGALTGDEMYRIALLDSSSEAESTSPQAPRHPASQGSTSHDSSGPPVDEGEVRDVTIETVGDQGDGIAKVERGYVVIVPGAHPGDEPTVEIEQVQENVAFASIADSDPRAL; this is encoded by the coding sequence ATGGTAGAAATCTCAGACTCCCTGTGTTCGCTGTTCACTGCGAAAATTAAGGAGGAGGATGGCACATTCGTCATCGAGATTCCTTCGAGTGAGATCAAGCACGGGGCGCTGACTGGTGATGAGATGTACCGCATCGCTCTTCTTGATTCATCCTCCGAAGCTGAATCAACATCTCCACAGGCCCCACGGCATCCCGCCTCTCAGGGGAGCACGAGCCACGATTCATCTGGTCCTCCTGTTGATGAGGGAGAAGTGCGCGACGTGACAATCGAAACCGTCGGTGATCAGGGCGACGGTATTGCGAAAGTCGAACGTGGGTACGTCGTGATCGTTCCTGGCGCTCACCCCGGCGACGAACCAACAGTCGAAATCGAACAAGTTCAGGAGAACGTCGCGTTTGCGAGCATCGCCGATAGCGATCCGCGAGCACTCTAA
- a CDS encoding DUF6176 family protein: MTEAVLTKQKIEPDKVDRLKEWMDEVRERESEVIETFQSEGMLTEAAFLEQGDDGVYLVYFMEAEDLREVYESFSESTHDIDQEQKEVMDDVLESPKDLGVGNYELLYYMVNPDRAFQPITRLKNRISTEPNTSRWSQPEGASSF, translated from the coding sequence GTGACCGAAGCTGTCCTAACGAAACAAAAGATTGAGCCTGACAAGGTCGACCGGCTCAAGGAGTGGATGGACGAAGTCCGGGAACGGGAGAGCGAAGTTATCGAAACGTTCCAGTCGGAAGGAATGTTAACCGAGGCGGCATTTCTTGAACAGGGGGACGACGGCGTGTACCTCGTCTATTTCATGGAAGCTGAAGACCTACGCGAAGTTTACGAGTCGTTCAGTGAATCAACGCATGATATCGATCAGGAACAGAAAGAGGTCATGGACGATGTTCTGGAAAGTCCCAAGGATCTTGGAGTCGGAAACTACGAACTGCTCTATTATATGGTCAATCCAGACCGGGCGTTTCAGCCGATAACACGTCTGAAGAACAGGATTTCAACAGAGCCAAACACTTCAAGATGGAGCCAACCGGAGGGTGCCAGCAGCTTTTAA
- a CDS encoding ribbon-helix-helix domain-containing protein codes for MSEASSSPEKTTVNIRITETFLSDVDATWEDLGYNSRSEFVRDVLRDAVKHPEFNRADLKAIAASEVDIQEGRTHSSEEIKAEYGRDDASEQ; via the coding sequence ATGTCCGAAGCCAGTTCGTCGCCCGAGAAAACGACAGTCAACATCCGAATAACGGAGACGTTTCTCTCCGACGTCGACGCAACATGGGAAGATTTGGGGTACAACAGCCGTAGCGAGTTCGTTCGCGACGTACTCCGTGACGCGGTGAAACATCCGGAGTTCAACCGTGCAGATCTCAAGGCGATTGCTGCGAGCGAGGTCGACATTCAGGAAGGTCGAACCCACTCCAGCGAGGAGATCAAAGCGGAGTACGGACGTGACGATGCCAGCGAGCAATGA